From Perca flavescens isolate YP-PL-M2 chromosome 19, PFLA_1.0, whole genome shotgun sequence:
TTGTATATCTAATGATATATTCTATATAAAGTGTATCATTAGAACATTAATACTCTTCTATTAATGTTATAGGAGCATTTTACTCTTTTAGTTTGTTCAGTGCagctaattgtttttttaacaatttcatATAGGGTTGCaactaattattattttcattatggattaATCTGCTCGTTATCTTAATGATCAATTCATTAattgtagggctgcacaatatatcgtatTTTTATCTTCATCGTGATATCAATTGGTGCGATAAACACGTCACGAAAgactgcgacatatcgcgaaagacaccAAGAGATTTTTTGCGTTAGTTGAAAGAGAATATCAGTAGataactgcactttaaaatgtaactttcatattcaattcaatgttttattttcaataagAGAATGTTGAACATGATTTccattaatttgttttaaattcaacaagcaatttgttgtattttagcagaatactaaaagcagcagaactgagtaaactttattaatatctgtttatttatcgaaaataatattgtgatattcaacaacgttattgcatattttcctcatatcgtgcagccctaattaattgtttggtttgtactgtaagaaaaaagtgaaaaattgcGGAGTTCAGATAccttataatataaaataaaacataatttgtacacaagtacagtactggagtaaatgtagttacattccacctctAATAAGGATCAAAAGATTAAAGATGTGGATTATGCTACAGGAGTGGTTTGAGGAGAGtatttgatattaaaaaaacagtCCTTTATCAGACTCTCTAACTATCAGTCTGAACAGACATATGGAACCTCTGATGTATCTTTATGTCTAGATATTCAAGGGAGAGCTGAATCACAAGACTGAATGCCTCAAGTGCAAAGAGAGGAACGATTCCAGGAGCTCTTTTTGGTTTCTGCCACTTGTGGTGGAAGATTTGCACTGTCAAACCTACAGTGTGGTACTATGCTTTCCTTTAACAAGAATaagatttgtgtgtttttcaaaaatacataaaagatACATGCAGGGTGACGAAATATACTATGTTTACAGGAGGAAGGGTTAAAAGCATTCTTCAAGGGAGAAAAAGTCTGCAGTGACAACAAGATGTTCTGCAACCAGTGCAATAAAAAGCGAGATGCAGACTTTGTGAGTGTtgatttaaattaagttttccTTTTTATAGCCTTGCATTAAAACTTGTACATCGCTTCTCATAAGTCTACTGTAGATGACAATGTATATACAAAGATGATCTAAATCCCAATAAATATATAACCCTGTAACGTCAAATACTTTTCCATTCATTTCGACTGCACATGTAAAGCTATGAACAGTGTTACAGCTAACCCTGATTTAGTCTTAAGTATGATGGGTGACTTTGCGACTGTCTTTAGTCGATGCGGTTGTTTTCATGATGTGTTCTAGGGATGTGAGATAACACACCATCCAGAGATTCTGACCCTCCTGCTGAAGAGATTTAACTTTGACTACAAGCGCAGGTGTTACGTCAAGCTTCACTGCAACGTGGACGTCCCCCAAACTTTACACACAAAGGTGTGTTTCTACAGTATATacttatttttgcaccaaattgtttgaacatttttaaatgtggtggctttgttttatttccctctcttcAGAATTGCAAATACGACCTCTACGCTATAGTTAACCACTTTGGTAATTTAACTGGAGgccattatactgcatatatcAAATCTTTTGAAACTCACGTGTGGTATGACTTCAATGACGACATTGTTAACAGGGTAAAGAGGCACATTTCTATAAGCAGTCCAGTTTCACAAATCCTCACGCAGTTTAACAACATGAAGTTTAACATTCACTGTGATATTATTTTCTATTCTGCAGGTCAAACAACCACGGTTTGGGGCTGGAGACAAGTCTTTAAGGTCTTATACAGCTTACCTCCTCATGTACAGGAAGGGTAAGTTTAAAATATACAGCATTCAATTCTCGATTTGTTGGCTTTGGTCTTAAGGCTAAGATGATGAAACGTGTAAGTctcaacatttctgtttttttcttaaattttttaaatattgttaaCCTCCCTTTTCCTCTTCAAAGTGAGCAAAGATCCTGAAAAAACTGATGAAGGCAACCAGGAGGCTCTCTGCCTACATTCTGATGTTGAGGCTGAAGTAAGACATGAtgaggcagagagaggagaTGCTCTCGTTCCTCATCATCAAATGAAAGATGAAAGCTGCAACGGAGGCGGAAAGATTAAGCACTTAAATGACAATATATTGAAGAACTGCACTGATACGGTTTGGAAGAAACCTACCAACCTTTCTGGGGAACTGGAAAAACAGCCTAGCCAGAGAGCAACATGTGCGAGGACACATAAAGAGAGTTTTCTTTATACAGACACTGGAGCAGATGGAGACAGTCTGCAAAGAAAAAGGTCAGACTTTGCAAAGCTAAAAAAAGATGGAGGACCAAAAAGTCATGAGCCAATCAGACAGCAGCTTGATACAAACTCAAAGGAGCACATGTGGAATCTGAACACCAGAGGGACCCCCACAACACACCAGTTAGGCCGTATGTTAGAGCAAAAGCATTCATCCCCAAATAAAAGACCATCCAGGAAAACACAGAACAATATTGTTGCAGAAACTGGAACAAGTATGACTGATAGTACAAGAAATAGCATCAAATCTGCAGAAACTAcagttgtaaaaaacaaaagggCACTGGCAGAGGTAAAATTAGAAGTATTAAGTGCTAAACAGAAAGGAGGCGTTGgtgtgtgcaaaaaaatgtgtgattcTGATGTGAATTCATTTCATGTTTCCTCCAATGGctactcttcttctttagttccATTATACTTGACAGGACACTTGCAAGGCCAGTTTAAAATTAAAGAACCAACAGGGTATAACTATCTACCAAACCTATGCAATTGTTCAAAGAGAGACGAGGAGAGAATGCACCATGCTGTAACTGCAGACAGAAGCTGCAAACCGGAGCCCAAACTAACTGTGAAAAAGTTAGGACAAACTCCAAGTcctagagagagaaaaaaggctgTAAAGAGTAGGGACAACACAAAAAGAGAGCCATGGAAGTAATGAATATCACACTCAGAAATACCTAAAGAAAAGTTACAAATGTGTCATCATGTATGTAGGTTACTTAGTTGGATATTAAACCACTTATCTAGTATTAATATGTCATCATCAGTGTAATTGTTCAGTGTTATTTTGGGACCACCTGAACTCATAGAAGTCACTACAGCTCCTCCTGGGCCTCTGCAAATGTTCTGCATGAAAGGTCAGAGAGGTGTGCATATTTTCACTTTTCTATACCTACATGGGCAAAGACTGACCAATTTTAAGCTATGCTACATGACAGTTTGTAAAATATCTATTTGATATTTGGAATTTTATTCTGCATGTGGGTAAATGTTAATATTTAGCTGTTTTtccaaaatactgtaaatatattcaTACACATGCAGATGTTAGACATCAAATAGACATAGTAAGTGAGTATGTAAGTAAGTGagtatgtaagtaagtaagtaaagtttattaaTACATCCTGCATTATTTAAAGGGAaacttaattaattatttatcatttcaagtaaATTACTGGCTACTGAGTTACATTACATGTCGTAATTATACAACAGCATACTATACATCACAATGCTTTGATGTAAAGTCACAGTTCAATAGAGTCATTTTAGAGCAAAAGTTGACAAATGAAAGGTTGGTGTATGtttctttaatttttaaaggatgaaagtgaaagtactTTTGGTCTTTGTGCACGGGCCAAGGGGGGAGTTCAAGTCTTTAGTTCAATACAGGTATCCTCATACAGGTATCAAACTTCTAAACCTAGGACATCAACTGAATTTTCAGCTACGCTACATATTTTTctatatgtaaaatatttattttatattttgaatattaTATTGCATGTAAATCATACATGTTACTATTTTGCTGTTGTTTAACCCTGTCCatacaataaatgtatttacataCATGTGCTTGTTAGACATTAAATAGACATTCTGCATTAATGTAAAGAGACACTTTATTAAGTGATGCAGTTATTAATGATGTACTATGAACAGTCAACACTTTTAGTGGCAACATTACAAGCAATGCATTATACAACATCAGAATATGCAGCAGATATTTTAATGCTCACTATGGAATGAACAAATAAGCCTATAAGTCTACACTTTTGGCTTCAGTTGCAAAGACAATCTTAAAATCCAAAAGAAACAGAACAGTGTGACAGAAGAAGGCAGTAAGCTACATCAAGAGTAGTGAATGTTTGCAAACTCTTAGTTTCTGTGCCACACAGGTATGGAGGTTTGTCTGGGAGCCACACCATCACTGCAGGCGATGAAGTAAGAGCTCGTCTTCAGGCACTCAGGAGTGAGTTTCAGGCACACGAAGCAGAACTCGACCTGACAGCGAGGACAGATTATGTTCTTACAGCCCGTTTTGTCATGCTCCACTCTCTGACCACATGTAGGACAGGCCCGGATGGAGGGACACGCGTCGACCCCCTCCACCTGAGGGAGGGCGGTGGTCTTGCAGTTCTTGAGGAGCTCGAGGTCGTGGTTGATGCAGCCGTCGTTGTCACAGCGGTCAGAGCGTGGAGCTGCACCTTTCCACTCCTTGAAACATTGCCAGCAGAACTGGTAGACTTTCCCCTTGCCTGCCGTGCAGACTGTGCACTGCACGCTGAGGTTACTCGGGTCTTCTCTTTCCACATAGGTTTTGCAACCAGGACACTGTTGAAAAGGGATGAGAAACATTAAATGAAATAGTTCAACAATGTtacaaactattccttttagtCCTTTAAGTTATGTTATCTACATGATTCTTGTGATGTAGTAGGCCTACATTCAAAAAATGTACTGAACTCATCTGTACTTTCTGTCTGTACTTTCTGGAAGGTGGAGATAACAGGGACTCTCACTGTTTTGAAGTCACAGTATTTTGTGGCAGCAAGGCGGGCGATGTTCTCTTCAAAGTACTGCATCTCTTCAGCTGTCAGCACTGCCAGCCTGCGCACCTCTTGGTAGGACCACTCTGCATCACACTTGTGCAGGGTGCCGTCCTTTAAAGCAGGGCACTTAAATTTGTGCTGGCCCTGAAATTATAAGGATAGCTTATGTTATATTGCCAGTTGAAGATACAGCCTGAGAGTAACACTTACACACTAAGAACATAACACTGTCTCCATCTCTTAATTGGCAAGAATGAAACAAAAAAGCTTTGACATGAAAATGATGTAGGCAGGAGAAGGTCAGTGTGCCATTGCTAATTTGAAGGTAAAATATGTCCAAAATAAAACATGGTAGTTGAATAAGTTGTCAAAATGGACTATATTTTAATTGGCGGTGGAAACCTAGTCCTACCTGATCCAGCAGGCTGCGACACCACCCAGTGATAGACTCTGGGGTCACAGCATGACCGCAGGACATCTCTGCTCGGAGATTCTTATCTCCCTCCTCTGGGGCTGAGGTGCACAACAACAAGAGCAGACATTTTTAACTCAGCATCAGTCACTGCACATCCGACATGGACATCTGTTAATGTGTAATTTAATGCATGCAATTCCTTAATATAGACTTAATTAGGGTAACCAATGCACGCACCTCAGTGCgctaattataaaaaaaaacatgattatttTGTGCTTACGTAGTGGATCCAGATCATCTGGTCTGTTGACAAACTTCAGAGTCGTGTCTTTGGGGTCGTATCTTTTCTCCTCTGTAGTCATTTTGTTTTAGATCAGTTCCTCTATTCTCCCTCTGCACGATGAGCAGTGAACTGACTGCCGTGTCGCCTTTACTGACACcaccaatatttttttattttaactttcgGTTTCCCCCAGCACTAACAAGAAGTTCCCCGTCTATATTTTTAgtttaatatattttcttttacttttaagCACAGTAATGCTGCAGACAGCCTTAATGTATGGCTTTATTTGTGAGAAATAGGCCTATATACCTTTATTTCTGTTATTGCATTGTTTTGAAGTTGCATATAAAACCCCAACAATTTTGCAATGATAGTTCTATATTAATACTAATAATGTGATTATGTTAATATAGATATTGTTTAGACATCAAATTGTGTCCAAGCAGCTATAGGCTACATTAAGACAACTATAAGGTGGAACAGCTGGTAAACAATTaaacagtaggcctactttttgGTCAGATGCCAAACACTGCTGGAATATCAGGTGAATTCCAGCTAGCATTTCAGCCCATTCACACTTTGGTTGTTGTTTTAGGCTAGGCTACTATGCTACATACATTATGATGCAGACTAGTGAACAATCGCTTCAGCTTTGGTGTCCAAAATGTGTAAGGGGTGagttttttaattcatggtctCGAATGGATGCGGTCCtaatctccacagcgctgtggactATAATACCTATACAGCTATAAAGGGAATGATGGGTTGAAAAGGCATGTAAACAACCTACCAACACACCTGCATGTGTGTTCCAAAACACACCTGGCACagagtaaataataaaataataataataataataataataacaacattaACTTAATAATAACTTTAAGACGAAAGTGAAAGTATCCTCAGTCCCCCTCTTACGTCAGATAATTGGCAGTAAACAACGCCCTGAAGTGGCAAACATCTCAGCGGCACAGCCgaaagcagcagcagtagaaACCCGCACCCAAACAGCACAAACATGGGGAAAATCTACCAGGTCGTCGGTCCTCGGACTGAGGGGGGAGAAGATGATGATCGACCTGTGCAACACAGATGAGCAGTTTAAGAGCATGACCGTGCTGCAGCTGAAGGAGAAGATAGCAGAGAGGCTCCCCGAGAGCGCAGGTAAGACAGAGCCATTACTAAACTTGCAGCTGCCTGACATGCTTAAAAGCTAGccagtcacgttatttttaaccGACAATTGGAGCTGACTATTAGAGCCTTTGGATTTTTGTTTTCGTGTTGTGTACCGGGTTGGTATTTGTCAGCTGAATAGTCCCCGTCTTATCCTTTTACGCCAACCTTTATCCTTTAAAGGAGATTTGATAGTTTGCAGTGGGGGAAGGTCCCAGATTGTTTGGAAAGGTAATAACAGATCTATTACATATCCTTAATTTAACAATTTTCTTAGGCTAAATTAAAGATTAAATAAGGATTGACGGTAAAATGTAGTCTAAAGTAGactattaaaagtaaaacttaTCATTATTCATTACTGATGCTGCATAATTGATTGATCAAGCATAGTTTGAATCTCAAATGTTTTATGTCGGCCTAATGtaatatttctgtgtgtgtgtgtgtgtgtgtgtgtgtgtgtgtgtgtgtgtgtgtgtctgtgtgtctgtgtgtgtgtgtgtgtgtgtgtgtgtgtgtgtgtgtgtgtgtaggagaggAGGCTCTGCGGCTGATCTTCACAGACAAGATGCTGGATGGAAACTCCGAGCTGCTGACTGGTTTTGGAATCCAGCACATGTCTGTCATCCAGATGGTGGTGAAGGTTCCTGGAGGGTTGACTGCTTGACAGAGACGACcatctcctcctgctgctgtttacacattttaaagctttaCTGTATATGCTGTTTTATGCAATACCCATTTGATATTCCCATGTTTTAAGCTGTTGCTGTTGTACAAATAAAGTTCTGCCTAATGCCTTGTATTTGCTTCATTATTTAGTGTGAATATATTACCTATACATTAAAGCCTACACTGGACTGAAGCCACACCATCAGGGCATCAAATACAGACAGAGAGCCTCATGTGATGAACAGGGTCCACCATGGTCCCTGTAAGGGCTCTATCAGTCTACAACTAAATAAGAAACAgtttaaagtgtaaaatcatttctttaaacagtctaatcagtttaattttaaatcacTTTAAGTTGAATAATATAACATTAGCCACTGCTCCAAATCCAAATCTTTCCTTATGGATAAATTAATTACACATTAAAATACACCCTAGATGTAGTGTTCTTATAGGGGTTTAGTAATATGTAAATAGCTCTTAAGCTATGGATATGAAACTGAATACGGTATATGCTTACATCACATATAAATCATCCACAAAGAGGACATTTCTCACCCTATAAGATAAATTTGCATCTGCATATGCTGCATGTATGTCCTGTTAATACATGCAGAGAACAGAAAGCTATTTGCTTGCAATTTAAACCAGATCACTTGTCAATCATCTACAGAGCCATTTGCCTTTAAATTCTTAATCGGTCATTATATGGTCCGACACACCCTGAATGCAGCAACCCTGCAGTTTTGTGACAAGTGAAAGAGAAAGTAGAGAGGGTGTATGTATCTTACACTGTTCGTGTAGGTCGACAATAAACAGCGAGAAGAACTTCTGCAGGAATGTCTTGAAATTGAGATTCTTACAACTGAAGGTAGGCTCATATGTTGTCTGCATTTATTCGTTTCCAAAACAAGTGCGATTGATTTATTGTCAACAACTGATTGTCAACTAATTTGCAGCTGAAAGTGTAGAAGTTAGTGGACTGATACAATCGTCAAAAGATGAATTACTGGGAAAATGGTGTTAAATTAATCTACAAAATGATGCCCTCTCCAGGTAAGATATACGTGCTGTTAGGCTGGTTTGTCATCCACAGTAATGGTATGTAATTTACATGCATTATTAACAATCTCCTCCCAGCAGCCAATAGGTACCATGGCTTGTTGAACCAAGGAGcaacatgttacataaacagtGTGCTGCAGGTGCTTTTCATGACCGAAGACTTCATAGAGGCTGTGGAAAGGTTTGTTACAAAGTCCAACTTCATGAcatataataatgtatttaaaatatattttggttacaatgcACTTTTGTATTTCTTATGTTCACTATGTCTTAACTTGTGTAGGCAAACCTGTGAAAATCCTGGCACTGAGTGTATCGATCCTCTTCTTAAATCCTTGTTTAATGACTTAAAAGACCATATGGCATACACCTATACAATCACAAAGAAGCTGGGCATCAACAACGGTAGGCTACAGTATGTgttaacacaaaaaacaaaactactATTTTGAAAATTTGACCTATTATCTGAAAATAATATATGTATCCTGTGCACTAAAAGTAGTAACATACAGTCATGTaggccgtcttctaactgtaaacaaaccgggagcTATATTTTCAGGCGGAAGAATCACTCATAgagaatatatatttaataatttttaGTTATCTTCATAAAGGTGAGTTGACCTGTGTAAAGTCAATAAgataatatttaataattctTTACTTTGTTGAAGAAATACACATTGATTTGttgattcccccccccccacagtgTATGAACAGCGTGATGCTGCCGAGTACTATGAGAAGATTTTAGGTCTGACCAGTCCTGATGCATCGAAGGTAAAGAAGACATCAATATCCAAGGGATTgggtttgttaaaaaaaaaaaaaacttggttaccagtctgtgtatttctgtctgTGCTTTCAGATCTTTCACGGACTGTTGACACACAAGACCATATGTTCTGCATGTCATACTGAGACTGACACAGATGGGGCATTTTGGCATCTTTCTCTTGCATTGGTGGATTACAGAGAACACTATAGTGTAGTAAGAAACAGTTTTTCTGTTGCCAGGAGATATCtagtaaactaaatatatttacacactAGTACTTTGGTCAGAGATCTCATCAATTGAGTAAATACCATTATCAGGAATACTTGTGATATATCAAAAACTCCTCGAGAAGACATTTATGAACACTTTACTGTAGACGAAAATAACATGAGTGCTTTTTATCAGGTGAATGGCATTGAGGAGTATTTCAGAGCATCAGATTTCAGCGGAGAAAACCAGATGTACTGTGATGAGTGTGATGCCAAATCTGATGCAACTATTGTGAGTAATAAGAAAACACGTTGCTGATTTGTGTGCTCTGTAATTGTGTAGTGACAGTTTAAGGAGTTCACAATGTTATAAGGGCATTGTACCAACATGATAATACATGTGAGGACCTCTGTATGTTTCATTCAGAAATGTGTAATAAAGCATCATCCAGAGGTTTtgatgctgctgctgaagaGGTTTGAGTTTGACTACCGTTACATGACATACGTCAAAATCAACCGCACTGTGGATGTTCCCCACACCCTACAGATACCAGAGGTACAGTAGATTTTATTTGTCTTTcatgacacattttattttcattcctgATCACAATGTCTGTCATGTTTTCCTCTGGTGATCAGAATCAGGCATATGAACTTTATGCAGTCGTGGAGCATTTTGGAGATCTCAGAAGTGGACATTACGCTGCAACAATCAAGTCCAAGGAGGATGTTAGATGGTATAACTTCAGCGATGCTACGGTCACATTGGTAAGACTGATCACTTTAACTTCAGTGTTGTACATATTACAGTGCAAACAACTGATTCATCATGTCATTTGTTTTGGTTATTCTTTTCACCAACAGATGGATTACCAGCCATTCCAGCTGGATAGCTTTGAGAAGTAAGTTTAAGTCCTTCTTTTCATCCCTACCATACATAAAATTAAATTGAGTTTTCAGTTTGCATGAATATAACACATAGGCctgtttaaaatacaaaattacaTCATGCTGTTATCACAACTGCAGATTGTTTCTATTACCTATTCCCCAACCCAATCCCCTACCCCACCACCTTCACTGATAGGTGAGAAATC
This genomic window contains:
- the LOC114545570 gene encoding ubiquitin carboxyl-terminal hydrolase 48-like isoform X1 — encoded protein: MNHDLVEMFREKLDSFTISDYHGLNSPGLTCYLNSVLQVLFMTEDFREAVKRCCSKASTTIDPQLGRLFADLQRSMAKTCDVINKLGIMNVYEQRDAAEYFERILCRTSPEAAKIFKGELNHKTECLKCKERNDSRSSFWFLPLVVEDLHCQTYSVEEGLKAFFKGEKVCSDNKMFCNQCNKKRDADFGCEITHHPEILTLLLKRFNFDYKRRCYVKLHCNVDVPQTLHTKNCKYDLYAIVNHFGNLTGGHYTAYIKSFETHVWYDFNDDIVNRVKQPRFGAGDKSLRSYTAYLLMYRKVSKDPEKTDEGNQEALCLHSDVEAEVRHDEAERGDALVPHHQMKDESCNGGGKIKHLNDNILKNCTDTVWKKPTNLSGELEKQPSQRATCARTHKESFLYTDTGADGDSLQRKRSDFAKLKKDGGPKSHEPIRQQLDTNSKEHMWNLNTRGTPTTHQLGRMLEQKHSSPNKRPSRKTQNNIVAETGTSMTDSTRNSIKSAETTVVKNKRALAEVKLEVLSAKQKGGVGVCKKMCDSDVNSFHVSSNGYSSSLVPLYLTGHLQGQFKIKEPTGYNYLPNLCNCSKRDEERMHHAVTADRSCKPEPKLTVKKLGQTPSPRERKKAVKSRDNTKREPWK
- the LOC114545570 gene encoding ubiquitin carboxyl-terminal hydrolase 48-like isoform X2; translated protein: MNHDLVEMFREKLDSFTISDYHGLNSPGLTCYLNSVLQVLFMTEDFREAVKRCCSKASTTIDPQLGRLFADLQRSMAKTCDVINKLGIMNVYEQRDAAEYFERILCRTSPEAAKIFKGELNHKTECLKCKERNDSRSSFWFLPLVVEDLHCQTYSVEEGLKAFFKGEKVCSDNKMFCNQCNKKRDADFGCEITHHPEILTLLLKRFNFDYKRRCYVKLHCNVDVPQTLHTKNCKYDLYAIVNHFGNLTGGHYTAYIKSFETHVWYDFNDDIVNRVKQPRFGAGDKSLRSYTAYLLMYRKDPEKTDEGNQEALCLHSDVEAEVRHDEAERGDALVPHHQMKDESCNGGGKIKHLNDNILKNCTDTVWKKPTNLSGELEKQPSQRATCARTHKESFLYTDTGADGDSLQRKRSDFAKLKKDGGPKSHEPIRQQLDTNSKEHMWNLNTRGTPTTHQLGRMLEQKHSSPNKRPSRKTQNNIVAETGTSMTDSTRNSIKSAETTVVKNKRALAEVKLEVLSAKQKGGVGVCKKMCDSDVNSFHVSSNGYSSSLVPLYLTGHLQGQFKIKEPTGYNYLPNLCNCSKRDEERMHHAVTADRSCKPEPKLTVKKLGQTPSPRERKKAVKSRDNTKREPWK
- the LOC114545570 gene encoding probable ubiquitin carboxyl-terminal hydrolase 9 isoform X4; translation: MAKTCDVINKLGIMNVYEQRDAAEYFERILCRTSPEAAKIFKGELNHKTECLKCKERNDSRSSFWFLPLVVEDLHCQTYSVEEGLKAFFKGEKVCSDNKMFCNQCNKKRDADFGCEITHHPEILTLLLKRFNFDYKRRCYVKLHCNVDVPQTLHTKNCKYDLYAIVNHFGNLTGGHYTAYIKSFETHVWYDFNDDIVNRVKQPRFGAGDKSLRSYTAYLLMYRKVSKDPEKTDEGNQEALCLHSDVEAEVRHDEAERGDALVPHHQMKDESCNGGGKIKHLNDNILKNCTDTVWKKPTNLSGELEKQPSQRATCARTHKESFLYTDTGADGDSLQRKRSDFAKLKKDGGPKSHEPIRQQLDTNSKEHMWNLNTRGTPTTHQLGRMLEQKHSSPNKRPSRKTQNNIVAETGTSMTDSTRNSIKSAETTVVKNKRALAEVKLEVLSAKQKGGVGVCKKMCDSDVNSFHVSSNGYSSSLVPLYLTGHLQGQFKIKEPTGYNYLPNLCNCSKRDEERMHHAVTADRSCKPEPKLTVKKLGQTPSPRERKKAVKSRDNTKREPWK
- the LOC114545570 gene encoding ubiquitin carboxyl-terminal hydrolase 48-like isoform X3 produces the protein MSLDYHGLNSPGLTCYLNSVLQVLFMTEDFREAVKRCCSKASTTIDPQLGRLFADLQRSMAKTCDVINKLGIMNVYEQRDAAEYFERILCRTSPEAAKIFKGELNHKTECLKCKERNDSRSSFWFLPLVVEDLHCQTYSVEEGLKAFFKGEKVCSDNKMFCNQCNKKRDADFGCEITHHPEILTLLLKRFNFDYKRRCYVKLHCNVDVPQTLHTKNCKYDLYAIVNHFGNLTGGHYTAYIKSFETHVWYDFNDDIVNRVKQPRFGAGDKSLRSYTAYLLMYRKVSKDPEKTDEGNQEALCLHSDVEAEVRHDEAERGDALVPHHQMKDESCNGGGKIKHLNDNILKNCTDTVWKKPTNLSGELEKQPSQRATCARTHKESFLYTDTGADGDSLQRKRSDFAKLKKDGGPKSHEPIRQQLDTNSKEHMWNLNTRGTPTTHQLGRMLEQKHSSPNKRPSRKTQNNIVAETGTSMTDSTRNSIKSAETTVVKNKRALAEVKLEVLSAKQKGGVGVCKKMCDSDVNSFHVSSNGYSSSLVPLYLTGHLQGQFKIKEPTGYNYLPNLCNCSKRDEERMHHAVTADRSCKPEPKLTVKKLGQTPSPRERKKAVKSRDNTKREPWK
- the si:ch211-212k18.15 gene encoding probable E3 ubiquitin-protein ligase ARI5 is translated as MTTEEKRYDPKDTTLKFVNRPDDLDPLQEGDKNLRAEMSCGHAVTPESITGWCRSLLDQGQHKFKCPALKDGTLHKCDAEWSYQEVRRLAVLTAEEMQYFEENIARLAATKYCDFKTCPGCKTYVEREDPSNLSVQCTVCTAGKGKVYQFCWQCFKEWKGAAPRSDRCDNDGCINHDLELLKNCKTTALPQVEGVDACPSIRACPTCGQRVEHDKTGCKNIICPRCQVEFCFVCLKLTPECLKTSSYFIACSDGVAPRQTSIPVWHRN